The following proteins are encoded in a genomic region of Thermococcus pacificus:
- a CDS encoding proton-conducting transporter transmembrane domain-containing protein: MMVLPYLIIIPLLGAFSMPIVSLAGRKAREAWAVLISGATLAVGSWVFYHVYENGTILYTLGAKSPLGQGVNFPIRIVWEVDLFGALMVLMVTLVSFMAVLYSIGYMRHDTGLDKYYALIITLELGMLGIAITGDLFNFYVFLEIMSIASYALVAFRNDTWEGIEAGIKYMFVGSLASSFVLLGIALLYGQYGTLTMGYLALKLSESLTITAKVALALFIAGLLFKSGASPVHMWLADAHPAAPSSISAMLSGLVIKIGGLYALARIAFSIYGASVSVKTVGWLIIIFACITLIVGNAMAVIQTDMKRLLAYSSVGQVGYILLGLGIGLAAYGSQTGEVALAGAIYHTFNHALMKALLFLIAGAVIHQLGTRNLNELSGLAKTMPKTTFAFLIGAAAIVGMPPLNGFASKWLIYESSALFNPVLAAIAVIGTAFCTAAYVRVLYTFFGKPSEKVMEAKDPEASMLWPMIILTIAIIVMGLFPWQISDKVMIPAAKALENQLSYIATLMGGG, encoded by the coding sequence ATGATGGTCCTTCCGTACCTCATAATCATCCCGCTCTTAGGAGCGTTCTCGATGCCGATAGTGAGCCTAGCGGGAAGAAAAGCGAGGGAAGCCTGGGCCGTCCTGATAAGCGGTGCAACGCTTGCAGTTGGTTCGTGGGTCTTCTACCATGTCTACGAGAACGGGACAATCCTCTACACCCTTGGCGCCAAAAGCCCGCTCGGCCAGGGCGTTAACTTTCCGATAAGGATAGTCTGGGAGGTCGACCTGTTCGGTGCCCTAATGGTGCTGATGGTCACCCTCGTCTCATTCATGGCCGTCCTCTACTCCATCGGCTACATGAGGCACGACACCGGGCTGGACAAGTACTACGCGCTCATAATCACCCTCGAACTCGGAATGCTTGGCATAGCGATAACCGGCGACCTGTTCAACTTCTACGTCTTCCTCGAGATAATGAGCATAGCCAGCTACGCCCTCGTTGCCTTCAGGAACGACACATGGGAGGGGATTGAGGCCGGAATCAAGTACATGTTCGTCGGTTCCTTAGCTAGCTCCTTTGTCCTCCTCGGCATAGCCCTCCTCTACGGCCAGTACGGCACGCTGACGATGGGATACCTAGCTTTAAAGCTCTCCGAGAGCCTGACCATTACGGCCAAAGTTGCCCTTGCCCTCTTCATCGCCGGCCTGCTCTTCAAGAGCGGTGCCTCACCTGTCCACATGTGGCTTGCCGACGCCCATCCAGCCGCTCCAAGCTCGATTTCAGCGATGCTCTCCGGCCTGGTCATCAAGATAGGAGGTCTCTACGCTTTGGCGAGGATAGCCTTCAGCATCTACGGGGCAAGCGTCAGCGTGAAGACCGTCGGATGGCTCATCATAATCTTCGCCTGCATAACGCTGATCGTCGGCAACGCGATGGCGGTAATCCAGACGGACATGAAGAGGCTTCTCGCTTACTCCTCTGTCGGGCAGGTGGGTTACATCCTCCTCGGCCTTGGAATAGGCTTGGCCGCCTACGGAAGCCAGACTGGCGAGGTAGCCCTGGCCGGAGCGATATACCACACCTTCAACCACGCGCTCATGAAGGCCCTGCTCTTCCTCATAGCTGGAGCGGTGATACACCAGCTCGGCACGAGAAACCTCAACGAGCTCAGCGGTTTGGCAAAGACCATGCCAAAGACGACCTTCGCCTTCCTCATCGGAGCGGCGGCAATAGTAGGAATGCCACCGCTTAACGGGTTCGCGAGCAAGTGGCTCATCTACGAGAGCTCGGCCCTCTTCAACCCAGTTCTGGCCGCGATAGCGGTAATAGGAACTGCCTTCTGTACCGCCGCCTATGTCAGGGTCCTCTACACCTTCTTCGGAAAGCCGAGTGAAAAGGTCATGGAGGCGAAAGACCCTGAGGCGAGCATGCTCTGGCCGATGATAATCCTCACAATAGCGATAATCGTCATGGGCCTCTTCCCGTGGCAGATAAGCGACAAGGTCATGATTCCAGCGGCGAAGGCCCTCGAAAACCAGCTGTCATACATAGCCACGCTTATGGGGGGTGGTTGA
- a CDS encoding hydrogenase — translation MFGYWDALYFVFAFIIGLILAYLLDRWAKRSGMGTRETGPGTKIFISGEDPDRVIPGFEHLEGNYTGKNVMWGLIYALRNFFTALKNEHTGLLTDYASYLMITAAFVMGVLLIWG, via the coding sequence GTGTTCGGCTACTGGGATGCCCTTTACTTCGTCTTTGCCTTTATCATCGGCCTTATCCTTGCCTATCTCCTCGACCGGTGGGCGAAGAGGAGCGGAATGGGGACGAGAGAAACCGGGCCCGGGACAAAGATATTCATAAGCGGTGAGGACCCGGACAGGGTTATTCCGGGCTTCGAGCACCTGGAGGGCAACTACACGGGAAAGAACGTCATGTGGGGCCTAATCTACGCCCTCAGGAACTTCTTCACCGCGCTGAAAAATGAGCACACCGGGCTGCTGACAGACTACGCGAGCTACCTCATGATAACGGCGGCCTTCGTCATGGGAGTGCTTTTGATATGGGGGTGA
- a CDS encoding NADH-quinone oxidoreductase subunit B family protein, which produces MSIKVPVEKKENQSERERLEKRIAQLCRFLGRSPWVFHINSGSCNGCDIEIIAALTPRYDAERFGVKLVGSPRHADILLVTGPVTNQSLERVKLVYEQTPEPKMVIAVGACPTGGSVFYESPFTNAPLDRVIPVDVYVPGCPPRPEAILQGVVLALEKLAKILKGEVPEVSEE; this is translated from the coding sequence GTGAGCATCAAGGTTCCAGTCGAGAAGAAGGAAAACCAGAGCGAGCGCGAGAGGCTTGAAAAGAGGATAGCCCAGCTCTGCAGGTTCCTGGGCAGGTCGCCCTGGGTCTTCCACATCAACAGCGGCTCCTGCAACGGCTGCGACATAGAGATAATAGCGGCCTTGACTCCACGTTACGACGCCGAGCGCTTCGGTGTAAAGCTCGTCGGCAGTCCGAGGCACGCGGACATACTCCTGGTCACGGGCCCGGTGACCAACCAGAGCCTTGAGAGGGTCAAACTGGTTTACGAGCAGACTCCAGAGCCCAAGATGGTGATAGCCGTTGGAGCGTGCCCGACGGGTGGAAGCGTCTTCTACGAGAGCCCCTTCACCAACGCACCCCTCGACAGGGTCATTCCCGTTGACGTTTACGTTCCGGGCTGCCCTCCGAGGCCCGAGGCGATACTCCAGGGGGTCGTTTTAGCCCTTGAGAAGCTGGCTAAAATCCTGAAAGGAGAAGTCCCAGAGGTGAGTGAGGAATGA
- a CDS encoding NADH-quinone oxidoreductase subunit C has protein sequence MNDNPVTEANEVKEPTKAEKVAKVIAERFPEAEVQVKTNKWGRQRVWVRIPREKYRELMEFVKTLDGEAHYSIGIEQDWGDELGFLSHLLIYYDDAPAVSLLVDVHAPKDDPVIPDISDIFPIALQFEREGMEMVGLDFEGAPDKRKLFLPDDFPEGIYPLRLDDKGVSEEMVHNAGHPYLIKKGGGSS, from the coding sequence ATGAACGATAATCCCGTTACCGAGGCAAACGAGGTTAAAGAGCCAACCAAGGCCGAGAAGGTCGCGAAGGTTATAGCTGAGCGCTTCCCTGAGGCAGAAGTTCAGGTAAAGACCAACAAGTGGGGGAGGCAGAGGGTCTGGGTGAGAATCCCGAGAGAAAAGTACAGGGAGCTGATGGAGTTCGTAAAAACGCTCGACGGCGAGGCCCACTACTCGATAGGCATCGAGCAGGACTGGGGGGACGAATTAGGCTTCCTCAGCCACCTCCTGATTTACTACGACGACGCTCCGGCGGTTTCCCTACTAGTAGATGTCCACGCGCCGAAAGACGACCCGGTGATTCCAGACATCAGCGATATTTTCCCGATAGCGCTCCAGTTCGAGAGGGAAGGCATGGAGATGGTCGGGCTGGACTTTGAAGGGGCACCTGACAAGAGGAAGCTCTTCCTTCCGGACGACTTCCCAGAGGGAATCTACCCGCTCCGCCTGGACGACAAAGGCGTTTCAGAGGAAATGGTGCACAACGCTGGTCATCCCTACCTTATAAAGAAAGGGGGCGGATCTTCATGA
- a CDS encoding hydrogenase large subunit has protein sequence MTEKVEYWVKIPFGPIHPGLEEPEKFILTLDGERIVDVDVKLGYNLRGIQWIALRRNYIQIMYLAERMCGICSFSHNHTYTRAVEEAGGIEVPERAEYIRVIIGELERIHSHLLNLGVLAHDIGYDTLLHLTWLAREKVMDTLEAVSGNRVNYSMITIGGVRRDIDEKKRRIILDMIKYYKEVFPQIEEAFLHDPTIEARFRDTAVISKRVALEQGAVGPTGRGSGIRDDARWSEKLGVYPDLGIKPVMPQDVTGERPRGDVFDRMAVRIGELYQSLELIENALDGMPDGKIKAFPKDNVLYAKLRLMVDGEGIGRYEAPRGELVHYVRGKKGSDKPLRWKPREPTFPNLFAMAKGVIGDQVADFVIAVASIDPCFSCTDRVAVIQNGKKRVLTEKDLLKESIRKTREMNPDIKGDPTPIGASCSR, from the coding sequence ATGACCGAGAAGGTCGAGTACTGGGTGAAGATACCCTTCGGACCGATTCATCCCGGTCTGGAGGAGCCAGAGAAGTTCATACTCACCCTGGACGGCGAGAGAATCGTTGACGTAGACGTCAAGCTCGGTTACAACCTGCGCGGAATTCAGTGGATAGCCCTGAGGAGGAACTACATCCAGATAATGTACCTCGCCGAGAGAATGTGCGGGATATGCAGTTTTTCCCACAACCACACCTACACGAGGGCCGTTGAAGAGGCCGGGGGAATAGAGGTCCCAGAGAGGGCCGAATACATACGCGTCATCATCGGCGAGCTCGAGAGAATCCACTCCCACCTGCTCAACCTCGGCGTTTTGGCCCACGACATCGGCTACGACACCCTGCTCCACCTCACCTGGCTGGCAAGGGAGAAGGTCATGGACACGCTCGAAGCCGTCAGCGGTAACCGCGTGAACTACTCAATGATAACGATAGGCGGTGTCAGGAGGGACATCGACGAGAAGAAGAGGAGGATAATCCTCGACATGATTAAGTACTACAAAGAGGTCTTTCCGCAGATCGAGGAGGCCTTCCTGCATGACCCGACGATAGAGGCCCGTTTCAGGGACACGGCTGTGATAAGCAAGCGCGTTGCACTCGAGCAGGGAGCGGTCGGGCCAACGGGAAGAGGGAGCGGAATAAGGGACGACGCGCGCTGGAGCGAGAAGCTGGGCGTTTATCCTGACCTCGGGATAAAGCCCGTAATGCCCCAAGACGTTACCGGCGAGAGGCCGAGGGGCGATGTGTTCGACAGGATGGCGGTTAGGATAGGGGAGCTCTACCAGAGCCTCGAGCTAATCGAGAATGCCCTCGATGGGATGCCCGATGGAAAGATAAAGGCCTTCCCGAAGGACAACGTCCTCTACGCGAAGCTCCGCCTTATGGTCGATGGCGAAGGAATCGGAAGGTACGAGGCACCGAGGGGAGAGCTCGTCCACTACGTCCGCGGGAAGAAGGGAAGCGACAAACCGCTCCGCTGGAAGCCGAGGGAGCCAACGTTCCCGAACCTCTTCGCTATGGCAAAAGGAGTCATAGGCGACCAGGTCGCTGACTTCGTTATTGCGGTCGCCTCGATAGACCCGTGCTTCAGCTGTACCGACAGGGTTGCAGTGATACAAAACGGGAAGAAGAGAGTTCTGACTGAGAAAGACCTCCTCAAGGAGTCGATAAGGAAGACGCGCGAGATGAACCCCGATATCAAGGGAGACCCGACCCCAATAGGAGCGAGCTGTTCGAGGTGA
- a CDS encoding respiratory chain complex I subunit 1 family protein, whose translation MDVVGELVYPVAGLLGLYVFVSLTSLVWEGIDRKLVARMQRRIGPPILQPIYDFLKLASKETIIPNTANFMFRAAPVLALATAIALLAYTPMGFAPILASKGDVIVFIYLLTLIGFFKILGAISSGNPYAKIGAAREAAIMVSREPAMMLAVFAIMWRLGKLGVPKPFSMEIFYTHNIWEIGTPMSFVGALILLYVFCVWLASEIEVGFFNIPDAEEEIAEGLLVEYSGRYLALLKLTHSLKAFISASLVVAIFFPWGISGYFNLTGLPAQVVDLLFHTLKVFALLFVVQSVFRAVTGRLKITQAVDFLWKNVFLASLIGSLLIAMEVIM comes from the coding sequence ATGGACGTCGTTGGAGAGCTCGTCTACCCCGTTGCCGGCCTTTTGGGCCTCTACGTCTTTGTCTCACTCACATCGCTCGTCTGGGAGGGAATAGACAGGAAGTTAGTAGCAAGAATGCAGAGGCGCATTGGGCCCCCGATCCTTCAGCCGATATACGACTTCCTCAAGCTGGCGAGCAAAGAGACCATAATCCCCAACACTGCCAACTTCATGTTCAGGGCAGCTCCTGTTCTGGCTTTAGCTACCGCCATAGCGCTCCTGGCTTACACTCCCATGGGCTTCGCGCCGATTTTGGCGAGCAAGGGTGACGTGATAGTGTTCATCTACCTCCTGACCCTCATCGGCTTCTTCAAGATACTCGGTGCCATAAGCTCCGGCAACCCCTACGCCAAGATAGGCGCCGCAAGGGAAGCGGCCATAATGGTGTCGAGGGAACCGGCCATGATGCTGGCGGTCTTCGCCATAATGTGGCGCCTCGGAAAGCTCGGAGTTCCAAAGCCCTTCAGCATGGAAATCTTTTACACCCACAACATCTGGGAGATAGGAACGCCGATGAGCTTCGTTGGGGCATTAATCCTCCTCTACGTCTTCTGCGTCTGGCTGGCGAGTGAGATAGAGGTCGGGTTCTTCAACATACCCGACGCGGAGGAGGAGATAGCCGAAGGTCTGCTCGTTGAGTACAGCGGCAGGTACTTGGCGTTGCTCAAGCTGACGCACTCGCTGAAGGCATTCATCTCTGCCTCGCTCGTCGTGGCAATATTCTTCCCGTGGGGGATCTCAGGCTACTTCAACCTCACCGGCCTTCCGGCCCAGGTTGTAGACCTGCTCTTCCACACGCTGAAGGTCTTTGCCCTGCTCTTCGTCGTCCAGAGCGTCTTCAGGGCAGTTACGGGGAGGCTGAAGATAACTCAGGCGGTTGACTTCCTCTGGAAGAACGTCTTCCTGGCTTCGCTCATTGGCTCACTCCTCATAGCCATGGAGGTGATAATGTGA
- a CDS encoding 4Fe-4S binding protein codes for MRAPPLVPTVLRNLFRKPATNPFPKTEPVPIPEDFRGMITYNVDKCVGCRMCVNVCPAGVFVYLPEIRKVALWTARCVYCSQCVDVCPTGALQMSRDFLLASYDNKAGRFIPLKPEKVEELKKKVEEAKKAKETAKKEAGK; via the coding sequence GTGAGGGCACCGCCGCTTGTCCCAACGGTCCTCAGGAACCTCTTCAGGAAGCCAGCCACCAACCCATTCCCGAAAACGGAGCCGGTTCCCATTCCAGAGGACTTCAGGGGCATGATAACTTACAACGTCGACAAGTGCGTCGGCTGCAGGATGTGCGTCAACGTATGCCCGGCCGGTGTCTTCGTCTATCTGCCGGAGATAAGGAAAGTGGCCCTCTGGACCGCCCGCTGCGTCTATTGCAGCCAGTGTGTTGACGTCTGTCCCACCGGGGCGCTTCAGATGAGCAGGGACTTCCTCTTAGCGAGCTACGACAACAAAGCCGGCCGCTTTATACCCCTGAAGCCAGAGAAGGTCGAAGAGCTGAAGAAGAAGGTCGAAGAGGCAAAGAAGGCGAAGGAAACGGCAAAGAAAGAGGCAGGAAAGTAA